The Pyrenophora tritici-repentis strain M4 chromosome 8, whole genome shotgun sequence genome contains a region encoding:
- a CDS encoding UBP5, Ubiquitin C-terminal hydrolase has protein sequence MSSFFSRIKSGAPPLSPATSSIPLKKDPNAPEATPLEKLLLNAGPVRSDGSDKFFGFENFGSTCYCNSIVQCLYYSVPFREQVINFPARSPPEALERPQSGLLRLNTNLPNGQNTPLSPAGRTSVSSPNARTPVKPATTPGAMGQPPGNKPEDNKDSPEYKKKQALAAGPVLQMDYENAKSYGMNESLFSSLKDIFEAVIAHRSRIGVVSPHKLLEILRRDNEMFRTPMHQDAHEFLNLLLNEVVENVEQFSKDRITEVDATQENGTTAASGDVVPFRNSAVSAKSNTGWVHELFEGTLTSETRCLTCENTSQRDEAFLDLSVDLEQHSSVTSCLRKFSEEEMLCERNKFHCDNCGGLQEAEKRMKIKRLPKILALHLKRFKYTEDLQRLQKLFHRVVYPFYLRLFNTTDDAEDPDRLYELYAVVVHIGGGPYHGHYVSIIKTQDRGWLLFDDEMVEPVDKAYVRNFFGGENVLACAYVLFYQETTEEAMMKEQEADALAAAEQAAKMAQEEVTTPKTNGVNGHAHHPFHNATTPTVEEGDKFASLDHAATAPPLARAETSIDHHPVEHITTQVPVLTAKKSNLGLFGKGKEEKERKAHEKELEKAAKQKRKEMEQKRRENYRKQEEELRAVLEASKASAVEEERKRCA, from the exons ATGAGTTCCTTTTTCAGTCGCATCAAGTCTGGCGCT CCGCCGTTGAGTCCTGCGACCAGTAGCATACCACTCAAGAAGGATCCCAACGCGCCGGAAGCGACGCCGCTAGAGAAGCTGCTGCTCAATGCCGGTCCCGTACGCAGCGACGGCAGCGACAAGTTCTTTGGCTTCGAGAAT TTTGGAAGTACATG CTACTGCAACTCCATCGTGCAATGTCTGTATTACTCGGTGCCCTTCCGAGAACAGGTCATCAACTTCCCCGCTCGATCGCCCCCGGAAGCCCTCGAGAGGCCCCAGTCGGGCTTACTCAGGCTTAACACGAACCTCCCGAATGGCCAGAACACGCCCCTCTCGCCCGCGGGGCGCACGTCTGTCTCGAGCCCGAATGCGAGGACACCAGTAAAGCCTGCGACCACGCCCGGCGCCATGGGCCAGCCCCCTGGCAACAAGCCCGAGGACAACAAGGACTCACCAGAGTACAAGAAGAAGCAGGCCCTGGCCGCTGGCCCGGTCTTGCAGATGGACTATGAGAACGCGAAATCATATGGCATGAACGAATCCCTTTTCTCTTCACTAAAGGACATATTTGAGGCCGTAATCGCACACAGGTCGCGCATAGGCGTAGTCAGCCCTCACAAGCTGCTCGAAATACTGCGACGCGACAACGAAATGTTCCGAACCCCCATGCATCAAGACGCACACGAATTCCTTAATCTTCTACTGAACGAGGTTGTAGAAAATGTAGAGCAGTTTTCAAAAGATCGCATAACCGAGGTAGACGCGACCCAAGAGAACGGCACGACAGCGGCTTCGGGTGATGTAGTGCCCTTTCGAAACTCGGCCGTTTCTGCGAAATCGAACACGGGATGGGTACACGAACTGTTTGAGGGCACATTGACGTCTGAAACAAGATGCCTGACGTGCGAGAACACATCACAACGAGACGAGGCTTTCCTAGATTTGTCCGTCGATCTGGAGCAACACTCGTCAGTTACGAGCTGTTTGCGCAAGTTCTCTGAAGAGGAAATGTTGTGCGAGCGGAACAAGTTCCATTGCGACAACTGCGGAGGTCTGCAAGAGGCAGAGAAGAGGATGAAGATCAAGCGGTTACCCAAGATTCTTGCATTGCATCTGAAGCGATTCAAGTATACCGAGGATCTGCAGCGATTGCAGAAGCTGTTCCACCGTGTCGTATACCCCTTCTATCTCCGCTTATTCAACACTACAGATGATGCCGAGGACCCAGACAGGCTGTACGAGCTTTACGCGGTAGTAGTGCACATTGGAGGCGGACCATACCACGGCCACTATGTTTCCATCATCAAGACACAAGACCGAGGTTGGCTGCTTTTCGACGACGAGATGGTTGAGCCGGTAGACAAGGCCTATGTCAGGAATTTCTTTGGTGGAGAAAACGTTTTGGCATGTGCCTATGTTTTGTTCTATCAGGAAACCACCGAAGAGGCTATGATGAAGGAGCAGGAGGCAGATGCTCTTGCCGCAGCTGAGCAAGCCGCGAAGATGGCACAGGAGGAGGTCACGACGCCGAAAACCAACGGCGTCAATGGCCATGCACACCACCCCTTCCACAACGCAACGACACCGACAGTGGAAGAAGGTGACAAGTTCGCCAGTCTCGATCACGCTGCCACAGCACCCCCGCTCGCACGCGCCGAAACGAGCATCGACCACCACCCCGTAGAGCACATAACCACACAAGTCCCAGTTCTCACCGCAAAGAAGAGCAACCTGGGCCTTTTCGGCAAAGGCAAAGAAGAAAAGGAGCGCAAAGCCCACGAGAAGGAGCTGGAAAAGGCAGCAAAGCAAAAACGCAAAGAAATGGAACAGAAACGACGCGAAAACTACCGcaaacaagaagaagaactCCGCGCTGTCCTCGAAGCCAGCAAAGCGTCCGCCGTGGAAGAGGAGCGCAAACGCTGT GCATGA
- a CDS encoding RPB9, DNA-directed RNA polymerase, subunit M-Transcription elongation factor TFIIS, with protein sequence MAMDAKEIELRGKAIGKAVQEGEPSASILKLLNDLKTGVHATEDLLRSTRIGVTINRLRQHKDPAVQKLATELVSKWRDEVKKKQQPKKDGAVKVAANGGAASSPAPPASGTASPAPSQAKKKHDVPADKRNHKTDNVKYQVTGSEARDACVRLMYDGLAYMSEAMPDEILLVAKQVEAAAYTNAGSVNDGYKAKMRSLFQNLKSKSNPALRKRVLTGEVPAKRFVTMTHDEMKSDERRALDEKLKAENMNEAMVAQVEKAISKEFQCSKCKKKMVSYSQAQTRSADEPMTTFCECMNCGNRWKFS encoded by the exons ATGGCAATGGACGCCAAAGAGATCGAGCTCCGCGGCAAAGCCATCGGCAAGGCGGTTCAAGAGGGCGAACCGAGCGCCTCTATCCTCAAACTTCTCAATGACTTGAAGACTGGCGTGCACGCGACTGAGGATCTTTTGCGCTCCACACGTATTGGTGTCACGATCAACCGTCTGCGCCAACACAAGGACCCCGCAGTGCAGAAATTGGCGACCGAGCTTGTTTCAAAGTGGAGGGATGAAgtcaagaagaagcagcagcCGAAGAAGGATGGTGCTGTAAAGGTAGCCGCGAACGGCGGAGCAGCATCGTCGCCCGCTCCTCCTGCTTCAGGCACCGCGTCTCCAGCTCCCAGTCAAGCCAAGAAGAAGCACGATGTACCTGCCGATAAGCGCAACCACAAGACAGACAACGTCAAGTACCAGGTCACTGGCAGCGAGGCACGCGATGCTTGTGTCAGGCTGATGTACGACGGATTGGCCTACATGAGCGAAGCAA TGCCGGACGAAATCCTCTTGGTCGCAAAGCAAGTCGAAGCCGCAGCCTACACCAACGCCGGTAGCGTAAACGACGGATACAAGGCCAAGATGCGCTCTCTATTCCAGAACCTGAAGAGCAAATCGAATCCCGCGCTCCGCAAACGTGTTCTCACAGGTGAGGTGCCCGCCAAGCGATTTGTCACCATGACACACGACGAGATGAAGTCAGATGAGCGACGAGCCTTGGACGAGAAGCTCAAGGCAGAGAACATGAACGAGGCCATGGTGGCACAGGTGGAGAAGGCCATTTCAAAGGAGTTCCAGTGTAGCAAGTgcaagaagaagatggtCAGCTACAGTCAGGCACAGACTAGGTCCGCCGATGAACCGATGACGACGTTTTGCGAGTGCATGAACTGTGGTAATAGGTGGAAGTTCTCCTAG